A region from the Flavobacteriales bacterium genome encodes:
- a CDS encoding OmpA family protein, translated as MMVKRATRKFLAPVAVLLVMQHAAAAQGSADARIRIGDKFFKEMAFAEAIEHYGIAADKGAVNEHVTKRLAECYMKLGNTEEAEKWYAITVKFLNREPQDLYNYAQALKGNGKYKEAEEWMDRYLAMTMREGAPRRSNIQDFARKFMLDADRWEVKPVSTNTAYSDFGTTWLDDDRVIFASARDKRVGLQRSAAWNAQPFLDLYMATRTEAGDLLSVNAVEGSVNSKLHDGPAVVSKDVSTMWFTRNNLFKGKSAKSANGISRLAIYKAQWRNGEWATTEQFLYNNPECSVGHPALSPDGKRIYFVSDMPGGNGGTDIYMCRDMGGTWGEPENLGPGINTPYNEAFPFIGKDGVLWFSSNGHPGLGGLDVFQAKPGSDGRFNVAVNVGAPVNGPKDDFSFIIDGSSTRGFFSSNRPGGAGDDDIYSFVLKRPLEDRYLCTGVVFDDENESPVIDVEVLLHDKDGNVLESTTTDASGKYSFTVQKDKEYILKARMKGRYDGEAHLSTERIDEQQIVARDIHMVPEGGIWLRGVARYADKLGFVQGMSVSLVNIETLQTETDLTGDGGEFDFRLTPNEEYEVLIEKQGFWRMSVPVSTKSVKQGIIDLNEAHALEFEPIAAGVPIVLKHQRWAQGTATLDPRAKAELEQLADRLNVNPALIVEVGVHSDARGDAAAELKLTQRRADVILEFLRSKGVQRERIVAKGYGITRLVNHCVAGVQCSEEEHAVNRRVEYVVTGTLQ; from the coding sequence ATGATGGTGAAGCGCGCCACCCGCAAGTTCCTCGCACCCGTTGCGGTGCTGTTGGTCATGCAGCATGCGGCAGCTGCCCAAGGAAGCGCGGATGCACGGATCCGCATCGGCGACAAGTTCTTCAAGGAGATGGCCTTCGCTGAAGCCATCGAGCACTACGGGATCGCCGCTGACAAAGGCGCTGTGAACGAGCATGTGACCAAGCGCCTGGCCGAGTGCTATATGAAGCTGGGCAACACGGAAGAGGCCGAGAAGTGGTACGCGATCACCGTGAAGTTCCTGAACCGCGAGCCGCAGGACCTGTACAACTATGCCCAAGCGCTGAAAGGCAACGGCAAGTACAAGGAGGCCGAGGAGTGGATGGACCGCTACTTGGCGATGACCATGCGCGAGGGGGCCCCGCGGCGCAGCAACATCCAGGACTTTGCCCGGAAGTTCATGCTCGATGCCGACCGCTGGGAGGTGAAGCCCGTGAGCACCAACACCGCTTACAGTGACTTCGGCACGACCTGGCTCGATGACGACCGCGTGATCTTCGCAAGTGCCCGCGACAAGCGTGTGGGGCTGCAGCGCTCCGCTGCTTGGAACGCGCAGCCCTTCCTCGACCTGTACATGGCCACCCGCACGGAAGCGGGCGACCTCCTGAGCGTGAACGCGGTGGAAGGTTCGGTGAACAGCAAACTGCACGATGGCCCCGCCGTGGTGAGCAAGGATGTGAGCACGATGTGGTTCACCCGCAACAACCTCTTCAAGGGCAAGAGCGCCAAGAGCGCCAACGGCATAAGTCGATTGGCCATTTACAAGGCACAATGGCGCAACGGTGAGTGGGCCACCACCGAACAATTCCTCTACAACAACCCGGAATGTTCCGTTGGCCACCCGGCGCTTTCGCCGGACGGCAAGCGGATCTACTTCGTGAGCGATATGCCGGGCGGGAACGGTGGCACCGACATATACATGTGCCGCGACATGGGAGGTACCTGGGGTGAGCCCGAGAACCTGGGACCGGGGATCAACACACCCTACAATGAGGCCTTCCCGTTCATTGGCAAGGATGGCGTGCTTTGGTTCAGCAGTAATGGCCACCCCGGCTTGGGCGGCTTGGACGTTTTCCAAGCCAAACCGGGAAGCGATGGCCGGTTCAATGTCGCCGTGAACGTCGGGGCCCCGGTCAATGGCCCCAAGGACGACTTCTCCTTCATCATTGATGGCAGTAGTACGCGCGGCTTTTTCAGCAGCAACCGGCCCGGCGGTGCAGGCGACGACGACATCTACTCCTTCGTCCTGAAGCGCCCACTGGAGGATCGTTACCTGTGCACGGGCGTGGTGTTCGACGATGAGAACGAATCACCCGTGATCGATGTGGAAGTGCTGTTGCACGACAAGGACGGCAACGTGCTGGAGAGCACCACCACCGACGCAAGCGGCAAGTATTCCTTCACGGTGCAGAAGGACAAGGAGTACATCCTGAAGGCCCGTATGAAGGGCCGTTACGATGGCGAGGCGCATTTGAGCACCGAGCGCATCGACGAACAGCAGATCGTGGCGCGGGACATCCACATGGTGCCCGAGGGCGGCATCTGGTTGCGCGGTGTGGCCCGCTATGCCGACAAGCTCGGGTTCGTGCAGGGCATGAGCGTGAGCCTGGTGAACATCGAAACCTTGCAGACCGAAACAGATCTCACAGGCGACGGCGGCGAGTTCGACTTCCGTCTTACACCGAACGAAGAGTACGAAGTGCTGATCGAGAAGCAAGGCTTCTGGCGCATGAGCGTGCCCGTGAGCACCAAGAGCGTGAAGCAGGGCATCATTGACCTGAACGAAGCGCATGCGCTGGAGTTCGAGCCGATCGCAGCGGGGGTGCCCATTGTGCTGAAGCACCAGCGATGGGCGCAAGGCACTGCCACGCTCGACCCACGCGCCAAAGCGGAATTGGAGCAATTGGCCGATCGGCTGAACGTGAACCCGGCCCTGATCGTGGAGGTGGGCGTGCATAGCGATGCGCGCGGTGATGCGGCCGCCGAACTGAAGTTGACGCAGAGACGCGCCGACGTCATCCTGGAGTTCCTCCGCAGCAAGGGCGTTCAGCGGGAACGCATCGTCGCAAAGGGCTATGGGATCACCCGCCTTGTGAACCACTGTGTGGCAGGGGTGCAATGCTCGGAGGAAGAGCATGCAGTGAACCGCCGCGTGGAATACGTGGTGACCGGGACGCTACAGTGA
- a CDS encoding sigma-70 family RNA polymerase sigma factor, translating into MTDERMVEGCLRNDPVAQKALYAAYSRKMMAVCLRYAHSRDQAKDILQDGFVKVFQKMELYRGDGPLGGWIARTMVNTALDHLRRNKPFDHSIDLTEAEYLHSEDSHVVSSMSTQELMALVQNLPPGYRVVFNMFAIEGFSHKEIADHLGVSENTSKSQFMKARAYLRKQLPKAVAAAYEHDETEG; encoded by the coding sequence ATGACGGACGAGCGAATGGTTGAGGGATGCCTCCGGAACGACCCGGTGGCGCAGAAAGCGCTGTACGCGGCTTACTCCAGGAAGATGATGGCCGTTTGCCTCCGATACGCCCACAGCCGCGACCAAGCGAAGGACATCCTGCAGGATGGCTTCGTGAAGGTGTTCCAGAAAATGGAACTGTACCGTGGTGATGGCCCATTGGGCGGCTGGATCGCACGCACCATGGTGAACACCGCCCTGGACCACCTGCGCCGGAACAAGCCCTTCGATCACAGCATCGACCTCACCGAAGCCGAGTACCTGCACAGCGAAGACTCGCATGTGGTGAGCAGCATGAGCACCCAGGAACTGATGGCCTTGGTGCAGAACCTTCCCCCGGGCTACCGGGTGGTTTTCAACATGTTCGCCATCGAAGGGTTCTCGCACAAGGAGATCGCCGATCACTTGGGCGTGAGCGAGAACACAAGCAAAAGCCAATTCATGAAAGCGCGGGCCTACCTGCGCAAGCAGCTGCCCAAAGCGGTTGCTGCAGCATACGAGCACGATGAAACAGAAGGATGA
- a CDS encoding type IX secretion system membrane protein PorP/SprF — protein sequence MRMRATPTVPRSKAFVCGMLLAAGCALNTASAQQDPLFSQYMFNTLAFNPGYAGSGDVLTAMVLSRHQWTGFNGAPSTQTLAVHAPLGKQSLAIGFSVINDKAGPVSQTGAYIDLAYRIRTGAKSRLAFGLKGGGNLFQAELAGLSTVENDPSNQNLGGQFLPNFGFGIYWHTPRAYVGLSAPKLLTNELNTTAAQVVTTASEARHYFVVAGAVLDLGTELKFKPSIMARAVEGAPLSFDVNANFLLRERVWFGAMYRLGDSFGLMAQYLLTQQLRMGYAFDLTTSALGAYNSGTHELMISYDFRYAKGRTITPRYF from the coding sequence ATGAGGATGCGCGCAACCCCGACAGTGCCACGTTCGAAGGCGTTCGTGTGCGGTATGTTGCTCGCTGCGGGCTGTGCGTTGAACACGGCATCCGCCCAACAGGACCCGCTCTTCAGCCAGTACATGTTCAACACGTTGGCGTTCAACCCGGGCTACGCGGGCAGTGGCGATGTGCTGACGGCGATGGTGCTCTCGCGCCATCAATGGACCGGGTTCAACGGTGCCCCGAGCACGCAGACACTCGCGGTGCATGCTCCGCTGGGGAAGCAGAGCCTGGCCATCGGTTTCAGTGTCATCAACGACAAGGCCGGACCGGTTTCACAAACCGGTGCGTACATCGATCTGGCCTACCGCATCCGTACCGGAGCTAAGTCGCGGTTGGCGTTCGGCCTGAAGGGTGGCGGGAACCTGTTCCAAGCCGAGCTCGCCGGGCTCAGCACCGTGGAGAACGACCCCAGCAACCAGAACCTTGGTGGTCAGTTCCTGCCCAACTTCGGGTTCGGCATCTACTGGCACACGCCGCGCGCATATGTAGGCCTGAGCGCGCCCAAGCTGTTAACCAATGAACTGAACACTACCGCCGCACAAGTGGTGACCACCGCGAGCGAAGCACGCCACTATTTCGTGGTGGCCGGTGCCGTGCTCGACCTCGGCACGGAGCTGAAGTTCAAGCCGAGCATCATGGCACGCGCCGTGGAAGGTGCTCCTCTTTCGTTCGATGTGAACGCCAACTTCCTGCTGCGCGAGCGCGTGTGGTTCGGTGCCATGTACCGCCTAGGCGACTCGTTCGGGCTCATGGCCCAATACCTGCTCACGCAGCAACTGCGCATGGGCTATGCCTTCGACCTCACAACCTCCGCCCTGGGCGCCTACAACAGTGGTACGCACGAGCTGATGATCAGCTACGATTTCCGCTACGCCAAAGGCCGCACCATCACCCCACGTTACTTCTGA
- the lepA gene encoding elongation factor 4, protein MDHIRNFCIIAHIDHGKSTLADRLLQMTGTIADRDMTNQALDDMDLERERGITIKSKAIQMDYSLNGKKYVLNLIDTPGHVDFSYEVSRSIAACEGALLIVDATQGIQAQTISNLYLALEHDLTIIPVLNKMDLPSANPEEVKDQIVDLIGCKHEDILPASGKTGFGVDKVLEAVVERVPSPKGDAKAPLQALIFDSVFNSFRGIIAYFRVMNGTIRKGDKVKFFNTGVSYAADEVGILKMDLRARDEVLAGDVGYIISGIKTASEVKVGDTITHQERPCLEAIKGFEDVKPMVWAGIFPVDTDDYEELRDAMEKLKLNDASLTWTPESSAALGFGFRCGFLGLLHMEIIQERLEREFSMTVITTVPNVGYTVTKTNGDVLDVHNPSELPEVMHIEKIEEPYIKAQVITKAEYTGPIMNLCIDKRGMLIGQNYLTTDRVELTFELPLGEVVFDFFDKLKSISRGYASFDYHPIGFKESDLIKLDILLNGEQVDALSALIHRDHAHELGKKMCAKLKELLPRQQFDIPIQAAIGAKIVARETVKALRKDVTAKCYGGDISRKRKLLEKQKEGKKRMRSVGSVEIPQQAFLAVLKLD, encoded by the coding sequence ATGGACCACATCCGCAACTTCTGCATCATCGCCCACATCGACCACGGTAAGAGCACCCTGGCCGACCGCCTGTTGCAGATGACCGGCACCATTGCCGACCGGGACATGACCAACCAGGCCCTGGACGACATGGACCTGGAGCGTGAGCGGGGCATCACCATCAAGAGCAAGGCCATCCAGATGGACTATTCCCTGAACGGGAAGAAGTACGTCCTCAACCTCATTGATACGCCCGGCCACGTTGACTTCAGCTACGAGGTGAGCCGCAGCATCGCCGCCTGCGAGGGTGCGTTGCTCATCGTGGATGCCACCCAGGGCATACAAGCGCAGACCATCAGCAACCTCTACCTCGCGCTGGAGCACGACCTCACGATCATCCCCGTGCTGAACAAGATGGACCTGCCTTCGGCCAACCCCGAAGAAGTGAAGGACCAGATCGTGGACCTCATCGGCTGCAAGCACGAGGACATCCTTCCCGCTAGCGGCAAGACCGGTTTCGGCGTGGACAAAGTGCTGGAAGCCGTGGTGGAGCGTGTTCCGTCGCCGAAGGGTGATGCCAAGGCGCCGCTGCAAGCGCTCATCTTCGACAGTGTCTTCAATTCCTTCCGCGGCATCATCGCCTACTTCCGCGTGATGAACGGAACCATCCGCAAGGGCGACAAGGTGAAGTTCTTCAACACCGGTGTCTCCTACGCGGCGGACGAGGTGGGCATCCTGAAGATGGACCTGCGCGCACGCGACGAAGTGCTGGCGGGCGATGTGGGCTACATCATCAGCGGCATCAAGACAGCGAGCGAGGTGAAGGTGGGCGATACCATCACGCACCAGGAGCGTCCCTGCTTGGAGGCGATCAAAGGTTTCGAGGACGTGAAGCCCATGGTGTGGGCCGGCATCTTCCCCGTGGACACCGACGACTACGAGGAGCTGCGCGATGCCATGGAGAAGCTGAAGCTCAATGATGCCAGCTTGACCTGGACACCAGAGAGCAGCGCCGCACTGGGTTTCGGTTTCCGTTGCGGCTTCCTCGGCCTCCTGCACATGGAGATCATCCAGGAGCGGCTTGAGCGTGAGTTCAGTATGACGGTGATCACCACCGTCCCCAACGTGGGCTACACCGTTACCAAGACCAACGGCGACGTGCTGGACGTGCACAACCCGAGCGAGCTGCCCGAGGTGATGCACATCGAGAAGATCGAGGAGCCGTACATCAAAGCCCAGGTCATCACCAAGGCCGAATACACCGGCCCGATCATGAATTTGTGCATCGACAAGCGCGGGATGTTGATCGGGCAGAACTACCTCACCACCGACCGCGTGGAACTGACCTTCGAGCTGCCGCTGGGCGAAGTGGTGTTCGACTTCTTCGACAAGTTGAAGAGCATCAGCCGTGGGTATGCTTCGTTCGACTACCACCCGATCGGGTTCAAGGAAAGCGACCTCATCAAGCTCGACATCCTGCTGAACGGCGAACAAGTGGACGCCCTGAGCGCGCTCATCCACCGCGACCATGCGCATGAACTCGGCAAGAAGATGTGCGCCAAGTTGAAGGAACTGCTCCCGCGCCAACAGTTCGATATCCCCATCCAAGCGGCCATCGGCGCCAAGATCGTGGCGCGCGAAACGGTGAAGGCCCTGCGCAAGGACGTTACCGCCAAGTGCTACGGCGGCGACATCAGCCGCAAGCGCAAGCTCCTGGAGAAGCAGAAGGAGGGCAAGAAGCGCATGCGCTCGGTGGGATCGGTCGAGATCCCGCAGCAGGCGTTCCTGGCGGTGCTGAAGTTGGATTGA